The Spirulina subsalsa PCC 9445 region CCCTCAAAAAGCCCGGCCCCGCCGATTGGTACGTCATCGATGCCACCGAAACCGGAGAAATCATCGCCCTCGCCGATGTTCCCTACCGCGTCGGCATTGACCCCCTTTCCCCCGACGAACCCTCCTCCAGCAGCATCACCGGAGATCCCTACTGTACCCAAGGGTTTACCTACACCTTCGCCATGGAAAAAATGGCCGAACCCCAAACCTACGAGATCCCCGACTTTTACCCCCGTTACGCCCCTTACTACAGTTACGAACTCCCCCGCTTCGCCAATGTAGACCTCCTCTTCACCTATCGTCGCATTTGGAGCCCCACCACCGGAGAACCCGCCAGCTTCGGCGGCATCCGTTGGAGCGCCGTCACCCCCGGCGATATTTCCATGCAGAACTGGACCTGGGGCAACGACTACCGCCCCGGCACCTCCCGAGATAACCTAATCTTGACCCGAGAACAGTTAGCCGCCACCGGACAACTGAGCGAGGGAGGCTGGTTAGGCGGCCTGCGCACCGAAACCCTCAGACGAGGGGAAGAACACGCCATTGGCTTCTTTTATTGGCTCGTCATCGGAACCACCGACTCCCAACTAGGAGATGGGGTAAAAGAACCGGACCCCACCCATCGTTACCTCACCGGATTAACCTCCCCCATGGGAACCGTTCACGGCCTCTCGAAATACCCCTACATTCGGGAAGGACGGCGGATTATTGGTCGCCCCATGTTAGGTCATCCCCAAGGCTTCACCGTCAGTGAGCTAGATATTTCCGCCCGGAACTACCGGGATGAGTATTACCGGGAAAACCTGCCCCCCGAAATGTATCGGGTTTTGTGGACTAGACTTGCTGGCCTTGAAGGAGTTGCCGCCATAGAAGGGATTCTTCCCATTGACCAAATTTCCCGGCGCACCCGTTCCACCATTTACCCCGACGCGGTAGGCATTTCCCACTACAACATTGACTTTCACCCCTGCATGGCCGAATATCCCCCAGAAGCACCGGGCAATCGGGAACGAGAAGGCACCCGCCAAGGTCAAGGCACTACTTACCCCGCCCAAATCCCCTTACGGGCGATGATTCCCCAAAAATTAGATAATTTCCTGGTTGCTGGGAAAAGCATCGCCACCAGCCACACCGCCGCCGCCGCCTATCGGGTGCATTCTTTTGAATGGTCTGTGGGGGCGGCGGCCGCCGCTACCGTGGATGTTGCGCTCAGTGAGGGGGTGTTCCCCTATCAAATGGTGGCAACTCTGCCCCGTTCTAACCCGATGTTGCGTTTCCTACAATCCCGGTTAGCGAGTCAAGGGAATCCTACAGCTTTTCCGGATACGTCAATTTTCAATTTGGATTGGGATGGTTGGCGTTGACGCTCTCCGTATCAGTCCGGGAATCGGGAGTCGGGAAGAAGTAGAGTTATTCAGCAAGCCCTAGCTAAAAATGCCACAATGGAAGAAAGGCAGTTTTTGCAACTGCTAGGTCGTCTTATTGTGGAGGAACGGATGATGTTTTCTCGTCATGTCCGTTATGGGTTAGGTTGGTCTGTGTTGTTGTTGGTCGGAAGTTTACCCGTTTTAGCACAACAGGCCAATTTTGCCCCCTTACATTTAGCCCGAGAGGGGGAACAGATCAGTGGTCAAGTGACAGGCAGCACTGGCGGGGCGTTTTCCTTGGCGAATATTGCTCCACGCGATCGCCACGGCAACCCATGTTTAGGTTTTGGTTCCCCCACTCCCGATCATCTGATGATTTTAGAAGAAAATCTAGACCGTTTGACCTTAACGGTTCATAGTGGGGGCAAGGATACAACCCTTGTGATTCAAGGCCCCAATAACACGATACGCTGTGGCGATGATGGCGGTTCAGGAGAGGATGCGAGTGTACAAGATACAAACTGGGAAGCCGGAACTTATCAGGTTTGGGTGGGATCTTTTGAAGCTAGCCAGCGTTGGCGTTATCGTTTAGTGGCCAGTGAGTGACGTAGCACTTGGGAACGGGGAACAGGGAACAGGGGTGAGGTAATAGGTAATAAGTCTTAATTCCTTGTCTCCCTCTCTCCCCCTCCCCCCGACTCCCTAGGGCGCAAGCATTGCGCCCCTACACCGATTCCCGATTCCCGATTCCCCAACTCTCGGACTGATTCAGCAAGCCCTAATTAAGCTCCTCCCTCAACCCGTATTACGCATTCCCGCAGCAATCCCGTTAATGGTCAGTAAGGCACCCCGTAACAACTCTTCCTTGCTGTAACGGTAGTGAATCACTCCCGTGGGACCTTGACGGTTGTATTCCCGCAGGCGTTTCAACAAGGAGGTTTGTAAGAAGCCCAAGGGAACAATATTCCCGTTGCGCAACTGTACCGACCGTTGGAGTTCTAAATCGCCATCTAACAATTGTTGATGACCCGTAATGGTGAGAATAATCCGTTTCGCCCGTTGATATTCCTCGGAAATTTGGTCAAATAAACGGTTAAACCGCTCTAAATCCTCCGGTGCCGAGAGTTGACTGACGTAGTGATGTGCCATTTGCAAATCGACTTTCGCGAGGGTCATTTCTGCTTTAGAAATCACCATCTTAAAGAACGGCCATTTTAAGTAAAAATAGCGCAGTAATTTGAGGTTTTCTTCCGGTTCTTCATCAAGGAAACTTTGTAAGGCAGACCCCACCCCATACCAAGCGGGCAAGAGAAAACGGCTTTGAGTCCAGCTAAACACCCAAGGAATCGCCCGTAAACTACTGAGGTCTTTTTTCCCGGACTTTCGACGGGCCGGACGAGAACTAATCTGTAACATACTGATTTCTTGAATGGGGGTGACAGACATAAAGAAATCAATAAAGTCCGGTTGTTCGTAAATCAGCGCCCGGTAACATTCCCGCGATCGCGCCGCGAATTCCTCCATAATCTGGTTCCAGGGTTCAATATCATCAAACCCACTGCCCAATAAACTGGCTTGAATCACGGCTGTAGAAGCGGTTTCTAGGTGATAGAGTGCCAATTCCGGTAAGGAATATTTAGATGCCAACACTTCCCCCTGTTCCGTAATCTTAATCCGTCCCTCAATGGTGGCGTTGGGTTGGGCGAGAATGGCCTCATAAGCGGGTCCCCCACCTCGACCAACGGATCCCCCCCGACCGTGGAAAATGCGCAGGGCAAACCCGTATTCATTGGCTAGCTTTTGTAGGGCTTTTTGGGCTTTGTGAATCTCCCAGTTACTGCTGAGGAAACCGGAGTCCTTGTTACTGTCGGAGTAGCCTAACATCACTTCCTGTAAGGGTTGGGAGTGGGGCCGAGGGGAGAAGGGATGATCCGTGGGGGAACTTTCAAAGGTTTTGAGGGCTTCATACCCCCCCACTAAGGCCGCGCGGTAGAGGTCTAGTTCAAAGAGCGATCGCATAATTCCGGGCGCTCGTTGCAAATCATCCACTGTCTCGAACAACGGCACTATTTTTAGGCTACTCTTCCCGGTCGCGGGATCATACAGTCCGGCTTCTTGGGCGAGTAACAACACTTCCAACACATCACTGGCATCATTGCTCATGCTAATGACATAGGTTTGGCAAATTTGCGACCCGAACTCTTTTTGTAAACGACGCACCACCCGGAAGGTTTCTACAGTTTCTTGAGTCCGTTGGGAGAACGGCATTTCTGGGGGCGTGAGGGGGCGACGGGTCAAAAGTTCCGCCGCTAACCACTCCTGACGTTCTACCTCGGTTAATTCCTCATAGGGTTTTGGCAAAATCTGCA contains the following coding sequences:
- a CDS encoding FAD-dependent oxidoreductase; its protein translation is MRFSLSSPLSWCKILALPASILLWQGLSAPVESTPPRSPDQTVDCEILVIGGGLAGAATAYESLLAGRTVCMTEITDWVGGQISSQGTSALDEKNKQRSRLFFPRGYNNFRQRVERKYGRLNPGECWVSLSCFLPLDAHQLLTAQLRAAERRGRGTLKWFPNTVIKDLAYNEAGNQITRAIAIQHRRVTNTPPLNSEPLSQIIEDTYTYENSPRLDKTILHFIPQTLKKPGPADWYVIDATETGEIIALADVPYRVGIDPLSPDEPSSSSITGDPYCTQGFTYTFAMEKMAEPQTYEIPDFYPRYAPYYSYELPRFANVDLLFTYRRIWSPTTGEPASFGGIRWSAVTPGDISMQNWTWGNDYRPGTSRDNLILTREQLAATGQLSEGGWLGGLRTETLRRGEEHAIGFFYWLVIGTTDSQLGDGVKEPDPTHRYLTGLTSPMGTVHGLSKYPYIREGRRIIGRPMLGHPQGFTVSELDISARNYRDEYYRENLPPEMYRVLWTRLAGLEGVAAIEGILPIDQISRRTRSTIYPDAVGISHYNIDFHPCMAEYPPEAPGNREREGTRQGQGTTYPAQIPLRAMIPQKLDNFLVAGKSIATSHTAAAAYRVHSFEWSVGAAAAATVDVALSEGVFPYQMVATLPRSNPMLRFLQSRLASQGNPTAFPDTSIFNLDWDGWR
- the ppc gene encoding phosphoenolpyruvate carboxylase, encoding MSSLLQSSDPALTVPSSSMLLLRHRLKLIEDLWESVLESECGTELVSLLRQLRTMCSPEGQTTNLDQSAVLKLVERLDLNEAIRAARAFALYFQLINILEQHYEQREQRLSRSATYKGLQQKVKETKTSSDKGKAGDSEEKSSPVGWEQLERSWQDTDPTPQKAGTFQWLFSYLYRQNMPPQKIQRLIDNLDIRLVFTAHPTEIVRHTIRRKQRRVSTILRQLDRAEEAFRGVGFDNSWEAETAIEQLYEEIRLWWRTDELHQFKPTVLDEVDYTLHYFQEVLFETIPELSERLQQALKSTFPHLRPPQNKFCYFGSWVGSDRDGNPSVTPQVTWSTACYQRDLVLGKYLQSIEELSNILSLSLHWSNVLPELLDSLEQDRAHLGDVYEELAIRYRQEPYRLKLAYIQKRLENTRDRNRSLANADFYQMQALEEINPRTIYYSGEEFLAELRLIQRNMQETGLGCRDLERLIAQVEIYGFYLAHLDIRQESPRHAEAINEIAEYLQILPKPYEELTEVERQEWLAAELLTRRPLTPPEMPFSQRTQETVETFRVVRRLQKEFGSQICQTYVISMSNDASDVLEVLLLAQEAGLYDPATGKSSLKIVPLFETVDDLQRAPGIMRSLFELDLYRAALVGGYEALKTFESSPTDHPFSPRPHSQPLQEVMLGYSDSNKDSGFLSSNWEIHKAQKALQKLANEYGFALRIFHGRGGSVGRGGGPAYEAILAQPNATIEGRIKITEQGEVLASKYSLPELALYHLETASTAVIQASLLGSGFDDIEPWNQIMEEFAARSRECYRALIYEQPDFIDFFMSVTPIQEISMLQISSRPARRKSGKKDLSSLRAIPWVFSWTQSRFLLPAWYGVGSALQSFLDEEPEENLKLLRYFYLKWPFFKMVISKAEMTLAKVDLQMAHHYVSQLSAPEDLERFNRLFDQISEEYQRAKRIILTITGHQQLLDGDLELQRSVQLRNGNIVPLGFLQTSLLKRLREYNRQGPTGVIHYRYSKEELLRGALLTINGIAAGMRNTG